A single window of Fischerella sp. PCC 9605 DNA harbors:
- a CDS encoding DUF6653 family protein, which produces MDIFKITERSFAMDDEVWAHHANPWSVWTRYTTLPLIIIAIWSRVWLGWWFILPLAAALLWTWYNPRIFPKPDTTNNWASKATFGERVWLNRDKVAIPQHHKVVPHVLTIVSIIGMVFVIWGVAVLAIWPTLFGTALVYLGKLWFCDRMVWLYEDMKDADPQYQSWLY; this is translated from the coding sequence ATGGATATTTTCAAAATCACCGAACGCTCTTTTGCTATGGACGATGAGGTTTGGGCACATCACGCTAATCCTTGGAGCGTCTGGACGCGTTACACCACCCTACCTCTCATTATTATCGCTATCTGGTCTCGTGTCTGGCTTGGCTGGTGGTTTATTTTACCACTGGCTGCGGCGTTGCTTTGGACGTGGTATAATCCACGCATTTTCCCGAAGCCTGACACGACTAATAATTGGGCTTCTAAAGCTACCTTTGGCGAACGAGTTTGGCTAAACCGCGACAAAGTTGCGATTCCCCAACATCACAAAGTTGTGCCACACGTTCTCACCATAGTGTCTATCATTGGTATGGTATTTGTAATTTGGGGTGTCGCGGTTCTGGCAATCTGGCCAACCCTATTTGGTACGGCGTTGGTCTATTTGGGCAAGCTTTGGTTTTGCGATCGCATGGTTTGGCTTTACGAAGATATGAAGGACGCCGATCCACAATATCAAAGTTGGCTGTACTAG
- a CDS encoding LmeA family phospholipid-binding protein, whose protein sequence is MAQNYLETQNSNKKIRIITNVLTKALKLWLRSQVSQISQLEVEIKASDRQLLSGCIPLVSIFASHAVYQGLHLTQIQLVAENIRINIGSVLKGKPLRLLETVPVVGELIVEEEDLNASISSTLLSTALNDVLDKLLPEQCAKSKSIIWQKIILDNSKVKLYASSSAQSSSTLLEICADLNLLSSHELQLAQIEVKNNMGILLESNNGHYLNLGTDVDIQQFNLIPGKLVCNGRINVNP, encoded by the coding sequence ATGGCACAAAATTATTTAGAGACCCAGAATTCTAACAAGAAAATTCGCATAATTACAAATGTGCTGACGAAAGCACTCAAGTTATGGTTGAGATCGCAAGTCAGCCAAATATCTCAGTTGGAAGTAGAAATCAAAGCCAGCGATCGCCAGCTTTTGTCTGGTTGCATCCCTTTGGTATCGATTTTCGCTAGTCATGCTGTTTATCAAGGTCTCCATCTTACGCAAATTCAACTTGTAGCAGAAAATATCCGCATTAATATTGGCTCAGTACTCAAGGGTAAACCACTGCGACTGTTAGAAACAGTACCAGTAGTTGGCGAACTAATTGTGGAGGAGGAGGATCTCAATGCCTCTATTTCATCTACTCTACTATCAACAGCTCTAAATGATGTACTGGATAAACTTTTACCAGAACAGTGCGCAAAATCCAAGTCAATTATTTGGCAAAAAATAATTCTTGACAACAGTAAGGTAAAACTTTACGCCTCATCATCCGCTCAAAGTAGTTCTACTCTCCTAGAAATTTGCGCGGACTTAAACTTACTGAGCAGTCATGAGTTACAATTAGCACAAATAGAAGTTAAAAACAATATGGGAATACTGCTAGAAAGCAATAATGGACACTATCTAAATTTGGGAACAGATGTTGATATCCAACAGTTCAACCTGATTCCAGGGAAGTTAGTATGTAACGGGCGGATTAATGTTAACCCATAA
- a CDS encoding pseudouridine synthase: MEERLQKVLSQWGVASRRQAEEMIRRSRVRVNGDLAHLGQKVDPQRDTITVDDKRVSAVERPDLVYLLLHKGVGIVSTCHDPQGRKTVLDLLPAQLRSGQGIHPVGRLDADSTGALILTNDGELTYWLTHPRHSIPKTYRVLVEGHPPESVLRMWRQGVLLDEKKTRPAQVQIIDKFASATCLEIILKEGRNRQIRRVAQQLGYPVLKLHRTAIGSIQLQAPGGRCLREGEYRHLEESEIRFLQKLKADSH, from the coding sequence ATGGAGGAAAGATTACAAAAAGTTTTATCTCAATGGGGTGTAGCTTCCCGTCGTCAAGCCGAAGAAATGATTAGGCGATCGCGTGTGCGAGTCAATGGCGACTTGGCCCATTTAGGTCAAAAAGTTGATCCCCAAAGAGACACAATTACAGTGGACGATAAGCGAGTGTCAGCTGTAGAACGTCCAGACTTAGTATATCTTTTACTACACAAAGGGGTAGGTATAGTCTCCACTTGCCACGATCCCCAAGGAAGAAAAACAGTTCTGGATTTGTTACCAGCCCAATTGCGTTCTGGCCAAGGTATTCATCCTGTTGGTCGTTTGGATGCAGATTCTACAGGGGCATTAATACTTACCAACGATGGGGAACTAACATACTGGCTTACCCATCCACGCCACAGTATCCCGAAGACATATCGTGTTTTGGTAGAAGGACATCCACCGGAATCTGTGCTACGCATGTGGCGTCAAGGTGTGCTTTTGGATGAAAAAAAAACACGCCCAGCACAAGTACAAATCATAGACAAGTTTGCTTCTGCCACTTGTTTAGAAATCATTTTAAAGGAGGGAAGAAATCGCCAGATTCGCCGTGTAGCCCAACAGTTGGGATACCCGGTACTGAAACTGCATCGTACCGCCATAGGTTCTATACAGCTACAAGCGCCTGGAGGAAGGTGCTTGCGTGAGGGTGAATATCGTCATCTAGAAGAGAGTGAAATTCGCTTTTTACAAAAACTTAAAGCAGATTCCCATTAA
- a CDS encoding helix-turn-helix domain-containing protein has translation MNWLKRKNKRESTYSLEQQRAEKLATMGAQLSSSRQEKGLSLEEMVVLTRIPRRLLQAIEGGNLEELPEPVYIQGLIRQFADALGFNGAEFASSFPIGNNRVILKPSWKHTRFGELRPIHLYLLYIFIILCSVGGLSQFLNASALQTANNHQNQPKLNEETAIQSQKFQTVSDTVSSIKNSQQVQIGLTLTEKSWIQVVVDGKVEYEGELPEGTHRIWKAQEQLTVRTDNAGGVLVSVNQEKAKQLGEPGKQKEVTIAANTGL, from the coding sequence ATGAATTGGCTAAAAAGGAAAAACAAGCGCGAGTCAACATATTCATTAGAACAACAGCGAGCCGAAAAGTTAGCAACAATGGGTGCACAACTTAGCTCCTCGCGTCAAGAAAAAGGTCTGTCATTAGAGGAAATGGTCGTATTGACCAGAATCCCCCGACGACTATTGCAGGCAATTGAAGGAGGTAATTTAGAAGAACTGCCAGAACCAGTCTACATTCAGGGTTTGATCCGGCAATTTGCCGACGCTTTGGGCTTTAATGGCGCTGAATTTGCGAGTAGCTTTCCCATTGGCAACAATCGAGTCATCCTCAAACCTAGTTGGAAGCACACCCGATTCGGTGAATTACGTCCAATTCATCTGTATTTACTCTATATATTTATAATTTTGTGTTCTGTTGGTGGCTTGTCTCAATTCTTGAATGCTAGCGCTTTGCAAACAGCAAACAATCATCAAAACCAGCCAAAACTAAATGAAGAGACTGCTATTCAATCCCAAAAGTTTCAAACCGTCAGTGACACTGTTAGCAGCATAAAAAACAGTCAACAGGTGCAAATTGGTTTAACCTTGACGGAGAAATCTTGGATTCAGGTAGTAGTTGATGGCAAAGTCGAGTATGAGGGCGAACTCCCAGAAGGAACTCATCGTATTTGGAAAGCTCAAGAGCAACTAACAGTAAGAACCGACAATGCTGGCGGTGTGCTGGTAAGTGTCAATCAAGAGAAAGCCAAGCAACTGGGAGAACCAGGAAAACAAAAAGAAGTAACGATCGCAGCTAATACTGGATTGTAG
- the psbC gene encoding photosystem II reaction center protein CP43: MVTLSNRPGVMGAGRDQDSTGFAWWAGNARLINLSGKLLGAHVAHAGLIVFWAGAMTLFEVAHFVPEKPLYEQGFILLPHLATLGWGVGPGGEIVDTYPYFVVGVLHLISSAVLGFGGIYHAIRGPEVLEDYSSFFGYDWRDKNKMTNIIGFHLIILGVGAFLLVLKAMFFGGVYDTWAPGGGDVRVITNPTLNPAVIFGYLLKSPFGGDGWIVGVDNMEDIIGGHIWVGLICIFGGIFHILTKPFAWARRAFIWSGEAYLSYSLGALSLMGFIASCFVWFNNTAYPSEFYGPTNAEASQAQSFIFLVRDQKLGANVASAQGPTGLGKYLMRSPSGEIIFGGETMRFWDFRGPWLEPLRGPNGLDLDKIKNDVQPWQIRRASEYMTHAPNGSLNSVGGVITEPNSFNYVNPRAWLSTSHFVLAFFFLVGHLWHAGRARAAAAGFEKGIDRETEPVLFMNDLD, from the coding sequence GTGGTAACGCTCTCTAATCGACCTGGCGTAATGGGAGCAGGACGCGACCAAGATTCCACCGGGTTTGCCTGGTGGGCTGGTAACGCCCGTCTCATCAACCTCTCCGGTAAATTGCTGGGCGCGCACGTAGCCCATGCTGGCTTGATCGTCTTTTGGGCTGGAGCGATGACCTTGTTTGAGGTCGCTCACTTCGTTCCCGAAAAGCCCTTATACGAACAAGGCTTTATCCTGCTACCCCACTTAGCAACTCTCGGATGGGGAGTCGGCCCTGGCGGTGAAATTGTAGACACCTATCCCTACTTTGTCGTCGGTGTACTGCATCTAATCTCCTCTGCCGTCTTGGGTTTTGGCGGAATCTATCATGCTATCCGCGGTCCAGAAGTCTTAGAAGATTACTCTTCCTTCTTTGGCTATGACTGGAGAGACAAAAATAAGATGACCAACATCATCGGCTTCCACCTGATCATATTGGGAGTTGGTGCCTTTTTGTTGGTGCTGAAGGCGATGTTCTTCGGTGGCGTGTATGACACCTGGGCACCTGGTGGTGGTGATGTTCGCGTCATTACTAACCCGACATTGAATCCAGCGGTCATCTTTGGTTATCTACTCAAATCTCCCTTCGGTGGCGACGGCTGGATCGTCGGTGTAGATAACATGGAAGACATCATCGGCGGTCACATCTGGGTTGGCTTAATCTGTATTTTTGGTGGTATTTTCCACATTCTCACCAAGCCTTTTGCTTGGGCACGTCGCGCTTTCATCTGGTCTGGTGAGGCTTACCTCTCCTACAGCTTGGGCGCGCTGTCTCTGATGGGCTTCATTGCTTCTTGCTTTGTTTGGTTCAACAACACCGCTTACCCCAGCGAATTTTACGGCCCAACCAACGCCGAAGCTTCCCAAGCTCAGTCTTTCATCTTCTTGGTTCGTGACCAAAAACTCGGTGCTAACGTTGCATCCGCTCAAGGTCCTACGGGCTTAGGTAAATACCTGATGCGCTCACCTTCTGGTGAAATCATCTTCGGTGGTGAAACCATGCGCTTCTGGGATTTCCGCGGCCCTTGGTTAGAGCCTCTGCGCGGCCCCAACGGTCTGGATCTCGACAAAATCAAGAACGACGTTCAGCCTTGGCAAATTCGTCGCGCATCTGAGTACATGACCCACGCTCCCAACGGTTCTCTCAACTCCGTGGGTGGTGTGATCACCGAGCCTAACTCCTTCAACTATGTCAACCCCCGTGCTTGGTTGTCAACTTCTCACTTCGTTTTAGCATTCTTCTTCCTAGTTGGTCACTTGTGGCACGCAGGACGTGCTCGTGCTGCTGCTGCTGGCTTTGAAAAAGGTATTGACCGTGAAACTGAGCCAGTGTTGTTCATGAACGACCTCGACTAG
- the psbD gene encoding photosystem II D2 protein (photosystem q(a) protein): MTIALGRTPSSRGWFDVLDDWLKRDRFVFVGWSGLLLFPCAFLALGGWLTGTTFVTSWYTHGLASSYLEGCNFLTVAVSTPADAMGHSLLLLWGPEAQGDFTRWCQLGGLWPFVALHGAFGLIGFMLRQFEIARLVGIRPYNAIAFSAPIAVFVSVFLMYPLGQSSWFFAPSFGVAAIFRFLLFLQGFHNWTLNPFHMMGVAGVLGGALLCAIHGATVENTLFEDGEAANTFRAFNPTQAEETYSMVTANRFWSQIFGIAFSNKRWLHFFMLFVPVTGLWMSAIGIVGLALNLRAYDFVSQELRAAEDPEFETFYTKNILLNEGIRAWMAPQDQPHEKFVFPEEVLPRGNAL, translated from the coding sequence ATGACCATCGCACTAGGACGCACCCCTAGTAGTAGAGGGTGGTTTGACGTTCTCGACGACTGGTTGAAGCGCGATCGCTTCGTATTCGTAGGCTGGTCTGGTTTATTGCTATTCCCCTGTGCATTTTTAGCACTAGGCGGATGGCTAACCGGGACAACCTTCGTAACCAGCTGGTACACCCACGGCTTAGCCTCCTCCTACCTGGAAGGGTGCAACTTCTTGACAGTAGCCGTATCAACTCCCGCCGACGCAATGGGACACTCATTGTTGCTGTTGTGGGGACCAGAAGCCCAAGGCGACTTCACCCGTTGGTGTCAATTGGGTGGATTGTGGCCATTCGTAGCACTGCACGGAGCCTTTGGTTTAATTGGCTTCATGCTGCGGCAATTTGAAATTGCGCGATTGGTAGGAATTCGTCCTTACAACGCCATCGCCTTTTCTGCGCCGATCGCGGTGTTCGTGAGTGTATTCTTGATGTACCCGTTGGGACAGTCAAGTTGGTTCTTTGCACCCAGCTTTGGCGTCGCAGCAATCTTCCGTTTCTTGCTGTTCTTGCAAGGGTTCCACAACTGGACACTCAACCCCTTCCACATGATGGGAGTCGCGGGTGTACTCGGTGGAGCGCTGTTGTGTGCGATTCACGGTGCCACAGTTGAAAACACCCTATTTGAAGACGGCGAAGCGGCAAACACCTTCCGCGCCTTCAACCCCACTCAAGCCGAAGAAACCTACTCAATGGTGACAGCAAACCGTTTCTGGTCACAGATTTTCGGTATTGCTTTCTCCAACAAGCGCTGGCTGCACTTCTTCATGTTGTTCGTGCCAGTGACGGGTTTGTGGATGAGTGCCATTGGCATTGTCGGCTTAGCACTCAACCTGCGAGCTTACGACTTCGTCTCTCAAGAATTAAGAGCAGCCGAAGACCCAGAGTTTGAAACTTTCTATACCAAAAACATTTTGCTGAACGAGGGTATCCGGGCTTGGATGGCTCCTCAAGATCAGCCACACGAGAAATTTGTATTCCCTGAGGAGGTATTACCTCGTGGTAACGCTCTCTAA
- a CDS encoding photosystem I assembly protein Ycf4: MTTSTTINKGDSVLHQKVLGSRRLSNYWWASVVTLGATGFLLAAISSYLKVNLLIVTDPTQLIFVPQGLVMGLYGIAGLLLALYLWLVIFLDVGGGYNEFNRETGKVKIFRWGFPGKNRRIEIDCNTQDVQSVRVQIKEGLNPLRALYLRVKGRRDIPLTRVGQPMPLKELETQGAELARFLGVPLDGL; this comes from the coding sequence ATGACGACATCAACAACCATTAACAAAGGCGATAGCGTCTTGCATCAAAAGGTTCTCGGTTCGCGTCGGTTGAGTAACTACTGGTGGGCAAGTGTCGTAACTTTGGGAGCAACAGGTTTTTTGTTGGCTGCAATATCCAGCTATCTCAAAGTTAATTTACTCATAGTTACCGACCCAACTCAACTGATATTCGTCCCCCAAGGATTAGTAATGGGGTTATATGGTATTGCAGGCTTGCTCCTAGCTCTTTACCTATGGCTAGTTATCTTCTTAGACGTCGGTGGCGGATATAACGAGTTTAATCGGGAAACTGGCAAAGTTAAAATCTTTCGCTGGGGCTTTCCTGGTAAGAACCGTCGTATTGAAATTGACTGCAACACTCAAGACGTACAATCTGTACGAGTACAGATCAAAGAGGGTCTGAATCCTCTTCGTGCCTTGTATTTGCGTGTTAAGGGACGTCGAGACATCCCCTTAACTAGGGTGGGTCAACCAATGCCTTTAAAAGAGTTGGAAACACAAGGCGCTGAATTAGCAAGATTTTTAGGAGTACCTTTAGACGGTTTGTAA
- a CDS encoding peptidylprolyl isomerase yields MRLRISKRLVVFVIVGVLMVSGCTPKEVVSNSSSPTSTATEASTKTTAQTTETTTEATSVPEATNEAIPGMKDLPRLEGKATVVMMVKGSPITIEVDGTNAPITAGNFVDLVQRGVYDGLVFHRVVRQPQPFVVQGGDPKSKDPKTPSQLLGTGGFIDPKTGSERYVPLEIKPQGSDTPIYSKTFEMARVTQPPVLQHKLGAVAMARSQMPDSASSQFYFALADLGFLDGNYAVFGYVKEGMDVVNKIQQGDRIDSAKITQGAENLKNGGK; encoded by the coding sequence ATGCGGTTAAGAATTTCTAAACGTTTAGTTGTTTTTGTAATTGTCGGTGTTTTGATGGTAAGTGGATGTACGCCAAAGGAAGTAGTTTCTAATTCTTCTTCCCCTACTTCCACAGCTACCGAGGCAAGTACTAAGACAACCGCACAAACAACAGAGACAACCACAGAGGCGACTTCTGTACCTGAAGCTACAAATGAGGCTATTCCTGGAATGAAAGATTTACCAAGACTCGAAGGCAAAGCTACTGTGGTGATGATGGTTAAAGGTTCACCTATCACCATTGAAGTAGATGGCACTAATGCCCCGATCACCGCTGGCAACTTTGTAGATTTAGTACAACGCGGTGTATACGATGGGTTAGTTTTTCATCGAGTAGTACGTCAACCCCAACCATTTGTAGTTCAAGGCGGCGATCCTAAAAGTAAAGATCCTAAAACTCCCTCACAGCTTTTGGGAACAGGTGGTTTTATCGATCCAAAAACAGGTAGTGAACGCTACGTACCCTTAGAAATTAAGCCACAAGGATCGGACACGCCGATTTATAGTAAAACATTTGAGATGGCTCGCGTGACTCAGCCACCTGTATTGCAGCATAAGCTGGGTGCAGTAGCAATGGCGCGATCGCAAATGCCTGACTCTGCTTCCTCGCAATTTTATTTTGCTTTAGCAGACTTAGGTTTTCTAGATGGTAACTATGCCGTATTTGGCTATGTCAAAGAAGGTATGGATGTAGTTAACAAAATTCAACAAGGCGATCGCATTGATTCCGCGAAAATCACTCAAGGTGCGGAAAACCTGAAGAATGGTGGAAAATAG
- a CDS encoding beta-ketoacyl-ACP synthase, translated as MADVVVTGIGLVSALGKNLVDSWQQLLAGKSGIQIHQPFPELEPRPLGLISKQPAQLRTLTQLLVASALQDAGLIPPLEDCGISIGSSRSHQAAWEEMARQMYDGKGARGKGQGAMGNGKKTNSQCPIPNAQFPMPNAHSSWLDTLPHMNAIAAARQIGATGVVLAPMAACATGIWAIAQAVLLIQSGQCQRVLTGAVEAAITPLTLTGFQQMGALAKTGAYPFDLHREGLVLGEGGALFVLESAELARQRQAKVYAKILGFGLTADAYHPNAPEPQGKSAIAAIEQCLVRSSFRPSDIDYIHAHGTATQMNDSIESRLIQNLFPQGVPVSSTKGATGHTLGASGALGVAFSLMALQQQILPPCVGLKQPEFDLDLVREARQAEIRRVLCFSFGFGGQNAAIALGN; from the coding sequence TTGGCAGACGTCGTTGTTACTGGTATTGGTCTTGTTTCTGCTTTAGGCAAAAACTTAGTAGATAGCTGGCAACAATTGCTTGCAGGGAAATCTGGAATTCAAATCCATCAACCATTTCCAGAACTTGAACCACGTCCTTTGGGGTTAATTAGCAAGCAACCAGCACAGCTGAGAACACTAACTCAATTGCTGGTTGCTTCTGCTTTACAAGACGCCGGATTAATTCCTCCTTTGGAAGACTGCGGTATTTCCATCGGTTCGAGTCGCAGCCATCAAGCGGCGTGGGAGGAGATGGCGAGGCAGATGTACGACGGCAAAGGGGCAAGGGGCAAGGGGCAAGGGGCAATGGGCAATGGTAAGAAAACCAATTCCCAATGCCCAATTCCCAATGCCCAATTCCCAATGCCCAATGCCCACTCCTCTTGGCTAGACACCCTACCCCACATGAATGCGATCGCAGCTGCACGACAAATTGGTGCGACTGGGGTAGTTTTAGCGCCAATGGCGGCATGTGCTACTGGTATTTGGGCGATCGCCCAAGCGGTATTGTTGATCCAATCTGGTCAATGTCAACGAGTCCTGACAGGTGCTGTGGAAGCAGCAATTACACCCTTGACTCTGACCGGTTTTCAACAGATGGGTGCTTTGGCAAAAACTGGGGCATATCCTTTTGATTTGCATCGCGAAGGTTTGGTTTTGGGAGAAGGGGGGGCTTTATTCGTTCTAGAATCAGCAGAATTGGCAAGGCAGCGTCAAGCAAAGGTGTATGCTAAGATACTTGGCTTTGGGTTAACGGCAGATGCCTATCATCCCAACGCACCAGAACCACAAGGCAAGAGTGCGATCGCAGCGATCGAGCAATGTTTGGTACGCAGTAGCTTCAGACCCAGCGATATCGATTACATTCATGCTCATGGTACGGCTACGCAGATGAACGATAGTATAGAGAGCCGATTGATACAGAATTTATTTCCTCAAGGTGTGCCAGTTAGTTCTACCAAAGGAGCTACAGGTCATACTCTAGGTGCATCAGGAGCTTTGGGAGTAGCTTTTTCTCTGATGGCATTGCAGCAACAAATATTACCGCCATGTGTAGGGCTAAAGCAACCTGAGTTTGATTTGGATTTAGTTAGAGAGGCACGTCAAGCCGAAATTCGGCGGGTGCTGTGTTTCAGCTTTGGCTTTGGGGGACAAAATGCGGCGATCGCTTTAGGCAATTAA
- a CDS encoding folate/biopterin family MFS transporter produces MLVSSSGLSKVKDSVKEKIFFGNEPTAELIAILTVYFVQGVLGLARLAVSFFLKDELGLNPAQVSALLGIVALPWIVKPLFGFMSDGFPILGYRRRPYLILSGIAGTISWVALATIVHTPTAATAAIALGSLSVAVSDVIVDSLVVERARAESQAKAGSLQSLCWGASAFGGLITAYFSGLLLEHFSNRTVFWITASFPLIVSAVAWLIAESPVSSEDANDSHNTNFQAVNHQLGQLRQAVTQKAIWLPTAFLFIWLAMPTAEPAFFFFTTNELHFEPEFLGRVRLVTSVAALVGIWIFQRFLKTVPFRVIFTWSTIFSTTLGMTMLLLVTHTNRVLGIDDHWFSLGDSLILSVMGQIAYMPVLVLAARLCPSGVEATLFALLMSVTNLAGLVSYELGAGLMHLLGITEINFEKLWLLVIITNLSNLLPLPFVYWLPAADSQGETAKNLPPASVHDREESFVPDTIPNLMLRELESEAVE; encoded by the coding sequence ATGCTGGTTTCCTCCTCTGGCTTGTCCAAGGTCAAAGACTCAGTAAAAGAAAAGATTTTTTTCGGCAACGAACCAACCGCCGAATTAATCGCCATTCTCACCGTTTACTTTGTCCAAGGTGTTTTAGGGTTGGCGCGTTTAGCCGTCAGCTTTTTCCTCAAAGATGAACTGGGACTAAATCCAGCCCAGGTATCAGCACTGTTGGGGATTGTTGCTTTACCTTGGATTGTCAAGCCATTATTTGGTTTTATGTCCGATGGCTTCCCGATATTGGGCTATCGACGGCGTCCATACCTGATTTTATCGGGGATAGCGGGAACAATTTCTTGGGTGGCTCTAGCAACAATAGTTCACACACCCACAGCGGCGACAGCGGCGATCGCTCTTGGTTCCTTATCTGTTGCCGTCAGTGACGTCATAGTTGACTCATTGGTTGTCGAACGAGCAAGAGCAGAATCTCAAGCAAAAGCAGGTTCTCTGCAATCTCTATGCTGGGGTGCTTCAGCCTTTGGCGGTTTGATTACCGCTTACTTCAGCGGCTTGCTTTTAGAGCATTTCAGCAATCGTACCGTATTTTGGATCACCGCCTCTTTTCCCCTGATTGTATCCGCAGTAGCTTGGTTAATTGCTGAATCTCCCGTTAGTAGCGAAGATGCTAACGATAGTCATAACACCAACTTTCAAGCAGTAAACCATCAACTCGGGCAACTGCGCCAAGCCGTTACTCAAAAAGCAATTTGGCTACCAACAGCTTTTCTCTTCATTTGGCTCGCTATGCCAACTGCTGAACCAGCCTTTTTCTTCTTCACTACGAACGAACTACACTTTGAACCAGAATTTTTAGGGCGAGTGCGTTTGGTAACGAGTGTAGCCGCCTTAGTTGGAATTTGGATCTTCCAACGCTTTCTCAAAACTGTTCCCTTCCGCGTCATCTTTACTTGGAGTACCATCTTCTCAACAACTTTGGGGATGACGATGTTGCTGCTAGTGACTCATACAAATCGTGTTTTGGGTATTGATGACCACTGGTTTAGTTTGGGCGACAGCCTGATTCTCTCCGTCATGGGACAAATTGCCTATATGCCAGTGTTAGTACTAGCAGCAAGGCTATGTCCATCGGGAGTGGAAGCAACATTATTTGCCCTATTGATGTCAGTAACTAATTTGGCAGGACTAGTTTCCTACGAGTTAGGCGCAGGGTTGATGCATTTATTGGGAATCACCGAAATAAACTTTGAAAAACTCTGGCTTTTGGTAATTATCACGAACCTCAGCAATTTGTTACCATTACCATTTGTTTACTGGCTACCTGCTGCTGACTCTCAAGGCGAGACAGCAAAGAATTTACCACCAGCATCAGTACACGATCGAGAAGAATCTTTTGTACCCGATACAATCCCTAATTTGATGCTGCGAGAACTAGAATCGGAAGCAGTTGAGTAA